A DNA window from Allokutzneria albata contains the following coding sequences:
- a CDS encoding DUF6084 family protein, which produces MNRFRFDCIDAWANQYAVVPGLTLRLRITETTGQPIEAIALRCQLRIEPQRRRYSAAEAQRLTDLFGHSDRWADTLKPLSFTTLSIMVPGFSKSTVVDVDVPCSYDLEIASTKFFNALEDGAIPLLLLFSGTVFGSDQGRLQVQQVPWSNEASYALPVSVWRETIDLHFPNSAWLRVRQDTMDSLQRFRSQHAFASWDATFTAMLASHRTKDT; this is translated from the coding sequence ATGAACCGGTTCCGCTTCGACTGCATCGACGCATGGGCGAACCAGTACGCGGTCGTGCCGGGGCTGACGTTGCGGCTTCGGATCACCGAGACGACGGGGCAGCCGATCGAGGCCATCGCGTTGCGCTGCCAGCTCCGCATCGAACCGCAGCGCAGGCGCTATTCGGCCGCCGAGGCACAGCGGCTCACCGACCTGTTCGGGCACAGCGACCGCTGGGCGGACACCTTGAAGCCGTTGTCGTTCACGACTCTGTCGATCATGGTGCCGGGCTTCAGCAAGAGCACGGTCGTGGATGTGGACGTGCCGTGCAGCTACGACCTGGAGATCGCTTCGACGAAGTTCTTCAACGCCCTCGAGGATGGTGCGATCCCGCTGCTGTTGTTGTTCAGCGGCACGGTATTCGGCAGTGACCAAGGCCGGCTCCAGGTGCAGCAGGTGCCCTGGAGCAACGAGGCGTCCTACGCGCTCCCGGTGAGCGTGTGGCGGGAGACCATCGACCTGCACTTCCCCAACAGCGCGTGGCTACGGGTGCGGCAGGACACGATGGACTCCCTGCAGCGCTTCAGGTCCCAGCACGCGTTCGCCAGCTGGGACGCGACCTTCACCGCCATGCTCGCGTCGCACCGGACGAAGGACACGTGA